Within Scomber scombrus chromosome 12, fScoSco1.1, whole genome shotgun sequence, the genomic segment CCATTAGACCAGGTGCTGGGGTCAAGTCAGAGGGCAGAAGAATGAAGAGTGAGAGTTCCTTTTTTGGCAAAGCTTTCACCCGTCAAGGCAGATTCTCCCGTCTCCTCCCTGCAAATATTTTCACTGCTGTCTGCCCTCCTCAGTAATCCCCGCTCCCTTGACATACACATGCCACCCCTGCCATTCCAATCAGTCACCCCAACATGTGCTCCGTTGAACCCTAGCCACCATCAAGGAGTGGTAGGGGTCATCATCTGCTTGACTGTTATTTGCCCCTCACACTTGTCATGCCAGCAGTTCTTAGGTTTAAGGAGAAGGGGCGACAGGGCTGCTCTGTTCGATTCAGCTGTAACCTGTGTGACAACTGCTCCTGGCTGATGGGGAAAGGGGAGGCTCTGAGCTGCAGACAACATTCTCATTCCTGGACAGACGGAGCTCACGTGAGCATCTGAAGCTTATTCTCTCCACACATTTCAGCAGACCactttggatttaaaaaaaaaaaaacctgctcccttcagaagacttttttttgttgttatatcTTGCCGGGACAGAGCAGAACACCTCAGGGCTAGATTTGTTCCTGTGCAGGGGTAGGTAGAGGCTTTTgtgggtgtgagtgtgtttcaGCTGGGGATATTACCTCATAGAGGATAAGCTGTGATTGAAGAGGTCTGACAGAGGTGTCTCCCGCTGACTCCATTACTCCTCGCCTCTTATCTGAGCAGATTTTCTGTTCGGGTTCAGAGGGGAAGTTTTGACAGCCAGGCTTTACAGCCCCCTCTCCGCTCTGCTGCTttctgacagagagaaagggagagcgagcgagcgagagagagaaagagagagagagagagagagagagagagagagagagagagagagagagagagagtgagtggaGAGGTGGTGACTTCATCCCCTCTCTTAACCAACCCTCtgctttctccctcctttttcgagctttctttttttttcaagagtTTTTTTGCGCAGCAGTCAGGCAGCATGCCAGCAGTTTTCATCTTGCTGCGGTCCCTGGTTATCAGGCTCCTCAGTAGCAGACTGGCAAGCTCAGTGGCACAGTTCCTCAGAAGAAGCCTCTCTACAGGCGCTGCCCACCTTGGCACAGCGCTGCGCCACGTCTGGGACCGTCTTCGATCCCAGGAGTCCAAGGAAGCCATCCTGGGCTGTGTGATGTGCATTCTCAACATGCACAAGAAGGTGGAAAACTGAGCTCTCCCGACACGTTCAGTTAAACTCTCACTCGCCTGTTGAACAGAGACCGTACAAGCAGAACTGGTGAGTGAGGAGTGTGTACAAAGGGATGtgagagactttttttttcaatgctcATTTGGACtccaaaatattttgttttcttatcaGGACACTGGCCATGTCTGAAAGTATTGTAAGGAAGGTACAGCCCTTCACCATTGGGACAAGGCTGTCTGTCCCTGCTGTACCAAAATGCCAGGACTTTGCAGAAAGTTATTTGCAGAGCCAGAGTCTAGATAACTGCACATTACAGCACAACCTGAACTCGCTCTACCTCAGTCGATCGCAGGTATGTGCACATGGCCCCTGCCTTGTCTCACCCATTGCCAAGCAAGTAGCCCCTGCGGAATGTAACCAGGAGGACATGGCAGCTGAGGACCACCTGAACCAGAACGTCGCCTCTCCATCTGCTGTTTCCAGATCCATCAAGAAGATCACAATCTCTGGGAGTAAAGAACGATCAGAGGACAAGGTGTCAGTCGGACCACCACAGCTCTCAGTCACAGGGTCCACATCTGagaacaacaataacaacaacaacatcaccAGCACATCAGATCCACCTTTACCCAGGATTGTGGGAGTAAGCTGTGAGAATAAACCCAGTTCTCAATTCAAGGTAGAAACCCCTCTTTACTAATGAAACTATGCAAATTTAACAACTAAGTATCTCAAAAGCAtttattaaaagtttaattttacTGAAAAATATGGAATATATGTCATTTAGACACAATTTCGGTAATTTCCATTGTTACTGAATGTAAAGTATGTTTTTAGTATGTTTTTAGTTCTCTGACATgatgaatccacatttttaACTCAAGAGAAGTACTGAAAAATGAACCTCAAACTCAGCACATATGTATTTTTCTGAATTTATACATACAGTTTTATACAATTATTACAATTTATCCAGTTTTACAGTCATATTTACAAATATAGGCTACCTACCTGAAGAGCTTTTAACTCTGTTTACTcagtaatttaattattttgtattttaaaagttataataGTATATCTTTACATATCTTTTCTAACATATTAGTTGATAAATGTTTCCGAACAGAAAGGACAGTCTTGTAGTAAGTTAGAGATACTTATAAACTTGTCTATATGTAACAATATTGTAgttgaatatatttttcatacaCACCTCCAGCACATCCAAAGCCAAACGTTAGCGTGTCTAATATGCTAATTGCAGTTGTCCGCTTTTCTTTGAGCTCGTTAATTGAATTTACAGCTTATTTAGCGCTCATTTAACTTCATGTTACCCTTTTAGGTTTTACTCAGAAAAGACAGCAGTGATGAATATCAAGCCATGCAGGAACAAACCAGTACGAAACTGAACGGAGAGAAATCCCAACAGGTAAGAAGATGCTTAGCAAGTTCAACTGCTAGAAATGATAGCAGTTTTataagaaggaagaaaataaaacgaGTTTCGgtttgtttaatatgagtttttttttttttttttaaagcctgtcATATCATGTTGAAAATGAGTAATTTTaggtggtgtttttttctttttaaagatgatgCTGTTTTTCCTATAACCGTGTTATTGAGGCTGTAGgaaaagtgttgttttgttgtgacgCAGTGGGGTCTTTGTAGCCAGCTGTGGACTCCATGAATCTCCCGGAGTTTAGGAAGTGAAGTCATGATGTGTTTCAGCCAAACttaaacagtttttattatattatatatttggaGCAAAGTCACACAGAGGAGGGGACGAGTTATAGGAGCAACGTGTCCCCCGACAAATACCCCTTTTGTTCCCTCTTGTTAAGCTGTAATTCATGTAAGAAATAACCATCATGGTGTACGTGTATTGTAGGATGTTGTTTAAAATCAGTGGGGCTGTTGGATTTGGCCTGTTCCTTGTCGAAgtcctgagtgtgtgtgtgtgtgtgtgtgtgtgtgtgtgtgtgtgtgtgtgtgtgtgtgtgtgtgtgtgtgtgtgtgtgtggatgaagtGCTCTGTTACAGCAGAGGCAGGGCTCACTGGAAAACATGAGGTCAGGGAGGGAAGAtgttaacaaaagaaaaaggcttGCTGAAGTTCTGGTGAAGGCTGGTAATaataacacactgacacagcaaTGGCCTCATTTCCccttaaagacaaaaaaagtacaGTTCTCATCTGCATCATTCCTTCCTGTATAAC encodes:
- the LOC133992196 gene encoding protein myomixer-like, which translates into the protein MPAVFILLRSLVIRLLSSRLASSVAQFLRRSLSTGAAHLGTALRHVWDRLRSQESKEAILGCVMCILNMHKKVEN